Sequence from the Luteibacter aegosomaticola genome:
CGCTTAACGGTGAGGTGAGCATCAGCGGCGCCAAGAACGCCGTGCTCCCCATCCTTGCTTCCTGCCTCCTGGCCGACGAGCCGGTCAGCATCGGCAACGTGCCGCACCTGCACGACGTCACCACCTTTATTGAACTGCTGGGCCGCATGGGTGTGCGCGTCGTCCTCGACGACCGCATGAAAATGCACATCGACCCGCGCCCGGAAAACAGCTGCGTCGCGCCGTACGAACTGGTCCGCACCATGCGTGCTTCGATCCTCGTGCTTGGCCCGCTCGTCGCGCGCTATGGCAAGGCCGAGGTCTCGCTGCCCGGTGGCTGCGCCATCGGCTCGCGCCCGGTCGACCAGCACATCCGTGGCCTGCAGGCGCTGGGCGCCGAGATCACGGTAGAGAACGGCTTCATCAAGGCGAAGGCCGGCCGCCTGAAGGGCGCCCGCATCGTCATGGATATGGTCACCGTCACCGGTACCGAGAACATCCTGATGGCGGCCACGCTCGCCTCGGGCACCACGATTATCGAAAACGCCGCGCAGGAACCCGAAGTGGTCGACCTGGCCCACTGCCTGATGGCGATGGGCGCGAAGATCGAGGGCGTGGGCACCTCCACGCTGGTCGTGGAAGGCGTCGAACGCCTGCACGGCGCGCATTACGAAGTGCTGCCGGATCGCATCGAGACCGGCACCTTCCTCGTCGGTGCCGCCATGACCGGTGGCAAGGTGCGCGCGCGCGGCGCGCGTGCCGATACGCTGGATGCCGTGCTGCAGAAGCTCGAAGAAGCCGGTGCGC
This genomic interval carries:
- the murA gene encoding UDP-N-acetylglucosamine 1-carboxyvinyltransferase, with product MAKILISGGVPLNGEVSISGAKNAVLPILASCLLADEPVSIGNVPHLHDVTTFIELLGRMGVRVVLDDRMKMHIDPRPENSCVAPYELVRTMRASILVLGPLVARYGKAEVSLPGGCAIGSRPVDQHIRGLQALGAEITVENGFIKAKAGRLKGARIVMDMVTVTGTENILMAATLASGTTIIENAAQEPEVVDLAHCLMAMGAKIEGVGTSTLVVEGVERLHGAHYEVLPDRIETGTFLVGAAMTGGKVRARGARADTLDAVLQKLEEAGAHISTGSDWIELDMQGRRPKAVNLVTAPYPAFPTDMQAQFTALNCVAEGVGVITETVFENRFMHALELQRLGADIRLEGNTAIITGVPKMSGAPIMATDLRASACLVLAGLVAEGDTTVDRVYHIDRGYENIEEKLGVLGARIRRLAS